In Pseudanabaena sp. BC1403, the following are encoded in one genomic region:
- a CDS encoding thiol-disulfide oxidoreductase DCC family protein produces MSYAVIYDGNCNLCANFVSILEKFDRGRQFFYIPMQDDQTLQQFNVTPDDYEMGMILIDHTDPTQRWQGSDAAEEITRLLPMGKALIAAYRAIAPVKALGDSTYIQIRDNRYKWFGKRDRIYHTAYPVGCAADKPNTSCSL; encoded by the coding sequence ATGTCTTACGCAGTAATTTACGACGGTAATTGTAACCTCTGTGCTAACTTTGTCAGCATCTTAGAGAAGTTCGATCGCGGTCGTCAGTTTTTCTATATTCCGATGCAAGATGATCAGACATTGCAGCAATTTAATGTCACGCCTGATGATTATGAAATGGGGATGATTTTAATCGATCACACAGATCCTACGCAAAGATGGCAGGGTAGCGATGCCGCCGAAGAAATTACGCGATTATTGCCAATGGGTAAAGCCTTAATTGCTGCTTATAGGGCGATCGCACCAGTTAAAGCTCTTGGAGATTCAACCTATATCCAGATACGAGACAATCGCTATAAGTGGTTTGGGAAACGCGATCGCATATATCACACCGCTTATCCTGTTGGCTGTGCTGCGGATAAACCAAATACTTCCTGCTCCCTCTAG
- a CDS encoding aldose epimerase: MYKVSSDQKQYNTYTLSDESAGSQIEVVPERGGIVTSWRINGQEVFYLDAERFTHPDLSVRGGNPILFPLCGNLPNDTYNVDGTDYKIKQHGFARELPWTATAQSASDGASVTVELSSNEQTKLVYPFDFHLAFTYTLRGNTLEVRQEYKNLSSTPMPFSSGFHPYFLCGDKSKIEVDIPSVGYQDNRTKENFVFDGKFNFEQDEIDSVFGKLSSRSTSVIDNDRKLKIAIDYDDFYTYLVFWTVKGKDFYCLEPWSATRNSLNTKEYLTVLEPNTSCSAVMQITANFF, encoded by the coding sequence GTGTATAAAGTCTCCTCCGATCAAAAGCAATACAATACCTATACCTTGTCTGATGAAAGTGCAGGTTCTCAGATAGAAGTTGTCCCAGAACGTGGTGGCATCGTCACTAGCTGGCGTATTAATGGTCAAGAGGTTTTCTATCTTGATGCTGAGCGCTTTACCCATCCAGATCTTAGTGTTAGAGGCGGCAATCCAATTCTGTTTCCGCTCTGTGGTAATTTGCCCAATGATACTTACAATGTTGATGGAACGGATTACAAAATTAAACAGCATGGCTTTGCCCGTGAGTTACCTTGGACAGCTACAGCACAGAGTGCTAGTGACGGCGCAAGTGTTACGGTTGAGTTGAGTAGTAACGAACAAACCAAACTTGTTTATCCCTTTGACTTCCATTTAGCTTTTACCTATACATTACGTGGTAATACTTTAGAGGTTCGTCAGGAATATAAAAATCTTTCCTCTACGCCAATGCCTTTCTCTTCTGGGTTTCACCCCTATTTCCTTTGCGGCGACAAAAGTAAGATCGAGGTAGATATTCCTTCTGTGGGCTATCAAGACAATCGTACCAAGGAGAATTTCGTTTTCGACGGGAAGTTTAACTTTGAGCAAGATGAGATTGACTCAGTGTTTGGCAAGCTTTCTAGTCGTTCAACCTCAGTAATTGATAACGATCGCAAGCTCAAGATTGCGATCGATTACGATGACTTTTATACTTATCTTGTATTTTGGACTGTTAAGGGTAAAGACTTCTATTGTCTAGAGCCTTGGAGCGCGACTCGTAATTCTCTAAACACCAAAGAGTATTTGACTGTGCTGGAGCCTAATACTAGTTGTTCTGCTGTCATGCAGATTACTGCAAACTTCTTTTAA
- a CDS encoding NAD-dependent epimerase/dehydratase family protein, producing the protein MKILVMGGTRFIGVSLVKLLVSQGHEVTLFNRGKKPSPVAGLRTIIGDRTDPQQLKDKLSGESFEAVFDNNGRELSDTQPLVEIFRDRLQHFVYMSSAGVYLNSDILPCYESDATDPKSRHKGKLDTEAYLQQVSAESGLPYTSIRPTYIYGPQNYNDVEAWFFDRIVRDRPIPIPSNGKFITQLGHVEDLASAMASVLGNQKAISEIYNVSDTRYVTFIGLAKQCAIAAGKDPSQLNFVYYNPKDFDFGKKKAFPFRLQHFFASVTKAQQDLNWNPKYDLLSGLKTSFEQDYLPSNRQQADIDFSTDEQITKN; encoded by the coding sequence ATGAAAATTTTAGTAATGGGCGGTACAAGGTTTATCGGTGTGTCGCTGGTCAAATTGTTGGTATCACAGGGACATGAAGTAACTTTATTTAATCGGGGCAAGAAGCCATCCCCCGTAGCAGGACTTCGCACGATTATTGGCGATCGCACTGATCCGCAACAATTGAAGGACAAACTCAGTGGTGAATCTTTTGAGGCAGTTTTTGATAACAATGGTCGCGAACTTAGCGATACTCAGCCGCTAGTCGAAATTTTCCGCGATCGCCTCCAGCATTTTGTATATATGAGTTCCGCAGGTGTGTATCTCAATAGCGATATTTTGCCATGCTACGAGTCTGATGCCACTGATCCAAAGAGCCGACACAAAGGCAAGCTGGACACTGAAGCCTATTTGCAACAAGTCAGTGCTGAATCAGGTTTACCCTATACTTCCATTCGTCCTACTTATATTTATGGCCCACAAAACTATAACGATGTGGAAGCATGGTTCTTCGATCGCATTGTCCGCGATCGCCCAATTCCCATTCCTAGCAATGGCAAGTTTATTACCCAACTTGGTCATGTTGAGGATCTCGCTTCCGCAATGGCATCCGTCTTGGGCAATCAAAAGGCGATCAGCGAAATTTATAATGTTTCCGATACGCGCTATGTCACCTTTATCGGACTTGCCAAGCAATGTGCGATCGCTGCTGGCAAAGATCCTAGTCAACTCAACTTTGTCTATTACAATCCCAAAGACTTTGACTTTGGCAAAAAGAAAGCATTCCCATTTCGCCTACAACATTTCTTTGCGTCAGTCACCAAAGCCCAGCAAGATTTAAACTGGAATCCCAAATACGATCTATTGTCTGGATTGAAAACTTCTTTTGAACAAGATTATCTTCCCTCCAATCGTCAGCAAGCAGATATTGATTTCTCCACAGATGAGCAAATAACTAAAAACTAA